The DNA sequence ATGTCCATTCAATAATTCTATCACATATTGGCAGCCTGAAAAATGTGAAGTCATGCATGGCTTTTTATTTAAACGTGAGTAATGGTCATACAATCTTATAACTAAAAGCAACTCTCCAAGCGAATCATCCAAATCAGATGATGAATCACTTTCTGAACTTGAACCATTGTTGTCCACTTCATTTGAATCCATCCTATATAGACAAACAATTAATTATATTCTACAACTATCAAGTAATTAATAGCTAAACAAAGTGACAAGACAATACTATAAGATAATAACATAACATTAATCATATTACCAACACTAGTCATTTCCATACTCATTTAATTATAGTTCATCCTAAAGCAAAAGATCTCAAAACCAAACTCAAAAGCATATCCATAGTCATCTTACTAACCCTTATAATTAATTCTAAGCAAATTCATCATATTACCAACACACTAACTAACAACCAACTTACTAACTAACTATTCATTTTAGACTATTGAGCCATAATTTTTTCCTCAACTCAGACATCATCATAAACATCCTCCACCAATCCAAGCTAGTGAACTTCTCCAAAGCTTTCAAATAAGCAGTATCATCAACATCTTCCATGTTCTCAAGTACTTCCATACAATCTTCAATTGTACTTAACTATCTCAATAGGGAGGATACTCCCTCTCTGTTTTACGCTTAACCTTTTCCAATGTAGCCTCAATCTTGGCATCAAGTGACTTTGCCCAAGCTGGAATACCTTCGTCCATTTTGGTTGACTTGGATGACTTTAACTTCGAGGAAAGATCATTTGGAGGGAAAAGAGCACAACGCTTGGTGCTGGTTCCTTCATGTCCCTCACTACAAGCCTTTGAACCACTTCCAATACTTTGTCTAATGTGTGCACCAGTGGTAAGAAACTCAGCTTCTAACTCTCTCTTAGAATCAGAATTTGGAGGAGAATTGGCTGATGCATATTGCATTTGACCAGTTGCAGTGGTATTATTGAAAATTTGTCCAAGCACCTCATAATGAGAACACCCTTTGCTATAGAAATGGCTAGCAAACTTGTTTTTCTGTAAAATTTTATTATAGGTTGACCACACTtagtaaataatattaaataatgCATATCTATAAAGAAAATACATtatataatacaataaataCCTTAATATAAGCTACCCAAACTTCGTCCAATGCTTGAACAGTGTTTGCAATAGGGTCCCAACCCATCCCAGTATGATTAACAAGCTTGGCAAACTCACAATGAATCTTTCGCAACCGATTATATTTTTGCTTCAATTTTTCACGAGTGTATCTCTCATCATATTTGTCAAACACCTTCTTGTCAATCGCATCCCACTGATTCTTTCATAAAGTGTTGGTTTGCAAGCCTTTTTTTGTCTCTTCATACAACATACTAATAAAGTAGTCTTCAATAGGTTTTGGCCAATTAGCTTTATCATCACGGTCATTTTCAAAGTCCTTGTTTGACATCTCTTAGACACGTACTAGAACAATGTAAACGGAAACATCGAAATTAATACAAAGCTAAAAGCTACATTCACTTATGAATGTACAAAACACATATATACTCAGTTCTATGTAGTATGTACTATATACTCAGTTTTCACGAACTAGATGATAAATAAATAGGCATTTTATGCATGCGAGAATATCAAACAAAATGAGAGTAGTGTGACCTAAGAGTAACTCATTTACCTCTTCCAATGACACAGGCATGACAATACGACTTCATGCAAGTTCCCAGTTGAAAAGACAAGAGTTAAAGGAAATCTCAAAAGAAAGGGGACATAGTTTTTGTATTGCAAAAGTCATACAAATTTACCAGAAAAATGAAATAGTTTTTGTATTGCAAAAGTCATACAAATTTactagaaaaataaaagatcaGAACTTTAAGTAGCATTCAGTTCTAATTAGCTAAATATGTAATTAACAAGAAGAATAAGGGCAATCTTAAGCCAACAAGTCTCCCGCTTTGAGAGGGACATAAACCCCCATGAATACTAGAAAAGATTGGAACTTTGCCTTCCTATTCATTGTTCTTCATTCACCAAATTAACCTTTAATTTGTAACAGATTAACAAATTTAAAAACCCATAATTTGCTTAGTTTTGTCTTAATCCAATATATGCCACCACCCTAAATAAAAATCTACactaaaacaacataaatgaaaTTCAAATGGCATTTTCACGAACTAGACGATAATGATATCATTAGCAGCGATAAGAGGCTATGACACATTCCCAGTTGGTGACAACCTCTAAATTTCACTGGAATACTGTAAGCACAACTATAAAAATGGTGCCCCAATTTTTCAGATATAACGGTCAACTATAGCATTACCAAGGCAATCTAAGCTGCCAACCAAACTTAACTTCAATTCCCAAGCAATGTAAGATCCAAAGGAACCATGGTCCTTTTTAGAAACAGTTTACTAGCTATGAACCCCAGTTTCAGTGAACCCTCTCTTCTACTAATTTCATATAACGACACCACTACCAGCGGACTTGAACCAAAGCCATATTGGGAAAACTTTCAACATGACTACATTGTTCTTAAGGTACGATAACTTAACTCAATTGCACTTACAAGGCTACATACACACATAATGACCCCTATACCCTATACCTACATACACACATACCAAAACACACCACACCCAGATTTGCATCATATCCTTGTTTCTAACTCGATGGGAAATTTTCACAAACACCTAATACGCAAGCTCTAATAGCTTCACGGAACCAACTTTAATAGAAATATAGGAACCAAATTAACTTGCTAATATGCTATTCTAGACATCAATCCTTAACCTCTCTAAACATCACAACAAATTCTGTTCACAAATCAATCCTCATGGGCACATCAATTAGATTATATACATTGTACACAAATGAATCACACCAATTAGATAGATAAACGCAATTTCTCACAacccaacaaacaaaacacataaATCAACTTTCCCATCATTTCCTCCCTTTTCCAAGGAACCAAACAAAGCAGTAAGAGAAAGACCCATTACCTTGATCGTTCCTGGCAGAGAAGAGAATGGCCCAGTTTCATCCCCAATCAAGTACTCAGAGATTTGAGGCTTAAAGCTATTCATCGGAACCTTCAATACAGAGGAAGCTTCAATACAGAGATTTGGCAAAATGGCTTACCAAACAGGTTTTTTAACCTTaccaattaaattatttttgagGTAAAAACTTTGGACTCAAACCAAATTTGCGTCTGAAACTTGAATGGAAAAGGAAGGGTCGTTCAATACAGAGGAagccaacaaaaaaaataataatcaaaaggtgccgtgtgtgtatatatgtacatatatgtatatgttatatatatatacacgtggATGGCACAAAGTAGTAGCTCAAGTCTAGCTTCAATTGGGTATTTCAAATCAAGCTAAATTCCTTGCCTATAAATATTAGGCACTCATTCAAAGAGAGGAGCAAAAGGAAGTAAGTCGAAACTTCGGACATCCATAACTCTTTCAAACATCCAAACAATCGTGTTCTTCAAGCTCGTggagaatcaacaagcacaaaTAATACATGTGTCGATTCATCCCCAACAAAGCCGAAGACCACGCACCACGTGAAACTCCTCGTGGtcccatttcattcaagattaagcctaaaccacccttgaagaaatgacaagtctgattcaagatcaagtgtcaaCCACCCTTGGATCAAATTCGACTCCAAAGAAATATAGCAAAGCCAaacctttggaggaaaccagaaagctCTTTGTCCAAAGAAAACACGCATGTTCTTCACCAAGCTCacaaagaatcaacaagcacaacTACACGTGTCGATTCAACCCTAACAAAGCCGAAAACCACTCGCcacgtgaagctccttgtggtccatttcattcaagatcaagctttgacggtccttgaagaaatcacaagtctgattcaaggTCCAATGTCCAtcacctttgaatcaaataCGACTCCAGAGATATGAAGTGAATTTGAACCTTTGGATGAAAACTAGAAAGCTCTCTAGCCAAAGAAAATATTCGTGTTCTACATCAAGCTCGTGGAAAATGAACAAGAACAACAAATATGTGCCAGTTCATCCACACAAAAGCTAAAGACCACCCACCACGTGAAGCTCTTTGTGAtcccatttcattcaagatcaagcctcaacgactcttaaagaaatcacaagtctgattcaagatcaagtgtccaccacccttgaatcaaagtCGACTCTAGAGAAATGAAGTAAATTAAAACCTTTGTGGCGAACGAAAAAGCTCTCTGGGTAAAGCAAACACTTGTGTTCTTCATCAAGCTTGTGCAAaatcaacaagcacaacaaataTGTGTCGATTAATTCCcaacaaagccaaagatcatcaaCCATGTGACATTACTTGTGGTCCTGattgttcaagaacaagcctcgaCGGCAACCCTTGAAAAAATCACAAATCCGATTCAAGTGCACCACCTTTGATCAAATTTGACTTCAGAAAGCTCTCTGGCCAAAACAAACACTCGTGTTCTTCATCAAGCTTGTGGAGagtcaacaagcacaacaagcacgtgccgattcacccactaacAAAACCATGTGAAACCGCTCGTGGTCCATTTCATTCAAGACCAGGCCTtgacggcctttgaagaaacctccagcccaattcaagaccaagcctcaacagcccttgaagaaattggcagcccaattcaagaccaagcctcaacggcccaattcaagaccaagcctcgacggccctagaaaaaatttccaacccaattcaaaatcaagcttCAACGACCCTTAAATTGACATCTACATTGAAGGATTTCAAAGCATAGTGGTTAAAGTACATTCACTATGcaaagggacttcaaaacacatcttctacacgtgacaagcacttGTATAGgatgcgccttgaagtgggggcatttgtagacatcaaaatttcgatgaaataaaTGTTCAATTGTTCACCAACGCATTAAAGCTTTGACAGGCCAGGGCATACACGGCATGCACCATGTGTCTCACAAATCGTATACATGGATGTGACTCGTCAAAATCGGACGAGTCATCAAGAAGGACACGTGTCAACTTTTGGCGGaaatgaattatttgattttaatttaattaaatcaaatattaattgatGAAGACAAATCATGAGCCGGCCCATAAATCGAGTCCTAGTTCTTTCATCAATTAATCAAGCCCACAATCAAGGCCAAATCCATCTATGGGCAAGGCTTGAAGagtctataaataggaggctctaagacaaagaaaaggggtCCAAAAATCATTTCACGCCCAGACGCTGAAGCTTTGAAAtactgaagctctcaagcactCAAACCTcccaaacactcaaacactcaaGAAGACTTGAGAAATCCTTCGTGTTCTTCGTCAAAACCCGTGAAGAACCACCAAGCATCCCTACACATGGTGGTTCTCCACTGCCAAGAGCCAAAACCTTGCGGCattcgttcatccaagatcaagtcatcgcgacccttGATTCGACAACACAACACATCTACACATTTCaaagattgaatcagaggatcaagttGTAAAGAGATTGTAGCTCTACAAGTTCAttaatacaaatttattttgtataagtgttcttgtctcatttgtCACAAGATTTTTGTGTTTACAATATTTTCAACTTTATTAtctaattttattgttttcctcCAACAGTAGAAGATAGAATGGTTCCATTTTGCCTGTGTTGGTCTGAAAGATAAACCGAGAGGAAAGTGATATTGCACAGATTGTGCTGCTTTGAAAAATCACCGGAAGGGGAGTTCCGGTCAAATGACCTCTTTAGTCTTCAGTAGTTTGCATATAAGTTATATGACCTTTCTAGTCTCCAGCCATTGCTAATTGGTTTTTAAACGGCCCAACTTCAAAAGTATAAACAGCTCCGCTGAAATGCATGTGAGATAGCCTAAAGGAATATATATGAATGTCCACTACATAGAAAGCACAATGTACGAATAAGGAACATAAAGTGTTTTGACCAAAAGATTTTCTAGATCTCAAAGCAAATATATGTGATGACCTCCACGAAAGAAATCATTAACATCATGAAACATGGATAAATAACAAAATCAGAAGGTCATCTTTATTTCTCAACTTAATTATTTCTCAATGTGGCCACGTAAACTGCAACTCCAACCTCTTATGCACCTCGATGAATAGATACAAGCCATCCCGTTTCACACGCCAAGCGCATTAGTTTCTAGCACATCTAGTGGCATCTCTTTTAGCATTGAAGATGTCGAAATGCCCCTTTATGATACCCCAACTCATATCACAAGATCAAACAGCAGTAGTGTTAATGTAGACGGTCCAGCTGttgtcattaaaaaaatgggATCGAATGAGTGCTCGGATCTATGCCTGCAGCTTGACACTGAACATTCAGGTTGGTGTTTCGAGCCAAGTCATTAAAAACGGTTACCCGATAATCAGCCATTGAGCTGCAGATGGACAATGAGAGCATAAGACGGAAAAAGACTGCTACGATGTTCATGTTGGTATTTTTCAGAACCTTGATGAAGATGGTTGATCAGatggtggttgatataatttcatgctttagtttccttTAAATAGAAAAAGTTGGGTGAGATAAACCAATCGAGATGGTATCTGTGTTGTGTTGGACGTCCCTCATTAaaggctcgtttggatgtgcttttagaatgactaaaagtgcttttagaaaaaaatgttataggtttcaaaagcacttaaagtgctttctgccagaagcaccagttatgtgcttcttccaagaagcactttaagtgctttttcaggattcacttgcacttttactaaagattggttctaaaagcattttcaccaaaagcgctttcaatgattttaaaagcacatccaaataaGTTATAAGTGTAGGTATTTGGACCTACAAGGTCTGGCAGTCTCtgcacgacacgaaaataacaggtttcgggtcaacacgataacttatcgggttaTTATCGgctgacccgttaagaacccgtgtATACatgcgggtaacacgtgggtcgCTCGTTTCGACCCGTtcagaaaaaatttattttgataattttaaagtctaattactaaaagatctattataaaatacaatagccatattaatatatacaatatattctatatataaatatatagttttgtattattattctatataagttttaaaaaaaaaatttagtcattatttatttttattatgatagTTCCTTCTTATCATTACTATGCTTAGCTCGACACCAGTATGAACCACATTGAGTTATGTTGCATAATTTGAATATATAATAGGATAAATAatcctttataaaaaaaatagaggaTAAATAATGACTCAAAGGCCTaagaatgaaagaaaaagaaattagttagcCTGATGTAATATAGATTATACAAAtaatgaccaaaaaaaaaaaaccaaataagaaacaaaataaaaaataaaatgtattaTAACGTACGTAACTGGTATCAATATAATTAAAATCTTTTGACATTCATCCCATTAATACGTATATTTGAACGCCCAAAAATAGACTAATCGTATAAAGGGCAATAAAAATTTTTTGCAAAGAACAAGCTTTAAAAATATATGTTGGCTCAtcatcacacaaaaaaaaagttacttATTTGGATCAAAATGAACTACAATCTATAAACAAAACCTTCAGGACTAAACGTAATAATTGAGTGCGACAATGGTCTTaaatctaattaaaacaaaatctcCTAATTGATGCGACTTACCATAAAAGTTGAGAACTTATACATGCATACTTTTGGCTGGCCATGTGAAAGGGATAACAACACAAGTTCTTGATGGATAATAAAACCATGAAATTCTAGTGTAAAAAAAGGGAATTCTAAACATACGTGAACCTTGTTTTTGTACTGCCAAATATATCTCACTATCTATATGTATCATCCTTGTCTGATTCCTATAAGATCATGAAACTCCATGGATATTGATTCATTAGGCTTCGTTTGCCACAaatgattgaattgaaatggaTAAGACATTATCTTTAAGGTACgttaaaagaaagaaatgaaaaaattcTAATCAACTTAATGGGAGCACAGGAGATGGATTACTAAAGAACAAAATGATGGAGGATTTAAATGATAAGTTTTCTTCATGTCTAATCAACTTAATGGGAGCAGGAAATGGATAAGACATTTCAATCCTTCTCAAAATGATGGAGGATTTAAAGGATAAGTTTTCTTCCTGTTTAATTCTCTCAATCTCTTGTCACTAAGTTTTCTTcatgaatttgaactacattattgctaacatATTGTGAGACTTAGCTACACTCTTATACCCCtttatgtagataatatcgtttgttaaataaataaataaaataaaaagtaaaaattctcTCAATCtcttaaaaatgaaaattgtcTCCTCAATCTTCAAGATGCGCTGAATGTATTGGACTATTCATTTCAATTCATTCCTCCATACCAAACGAGACCTAAAATACCATATAGGATATACCAAAATTTATTCTTTACGAGAAAAagattgcatccttttgctatAAAAACGGATAGCTAGAATGAAATATACTACATCAAAACACATTGAGAATTAGTGAAATGAAAGGAACAATATTACGCCAGTTCATCTATTCTCTACTCTTTCTTGCCTTCTCCATTTGCCCTAGTACCTCGGATATATTCCCTGGGAAGAAGCACTTTGTGCGCGTTGTCAACGATCTCGATGCTAAACGACTGGACGTGCATTGTTATTCTGCAGACGATGTAATTGATCGCACTCTTTCTACCAAGGGAGAACAGCTTGAATTTGAATTTCGTTCTGTAGTTAACACCTATTGGAATTGTAGCATGAACTCCGTGGTTGGCCATGTCGAAATTGAAGCATATATTTCTGAGGATCCACTTATTGAAGAGTGTGGGGGAGTCCATTGCATATGGAATGTTAGAGAGGATGGAATATACTTGTACAGAATCAAGCATAGCGATTATGTCAAAAAGTACGACTGGATACCAAAGCCGTTGCGCGTCCGTTCTATAAAGAGAAATGTCAGGCCTTGAGCTCCTATTGTAATCCAAAGAAATATAATAAAGTCATGTGCTTTTGTTTAGTTTCTTCTTACTTTCTGTGTTATATATTGTTGATCCTGAAAAcgaccaagcctacgtggcacgcaagtcgagtaattaataagctaactacgtcctgcAGTTGTGTacagggcgtgccaactcgacggtcgagctcggccggtgagtaaaatgtgttgatgttgcgttgggcgcactgctgacttcttgatcttgtgactgcaaccgaggaaggaacacgtctcggccttcaggttctagagcctaaaggcaaggctgctagttctgagaagttcacaaatcgtcggcgcTGAATTCGGTtacagtgattatattcgtaaaagTATAAGcatgccgaatcgacaccaaactaTATGGGCACAAGTACTCAAAGAAAATGTGCATCTTAATCGTAAACGTAGTTCGGTTGTTAGAATGtcaaactctaaatcccacttgtgagtatcaaatcataaaacaactcggcgttcgATGCGCCGACCCCAGTAATCCGGA is a window from the Malus domestica chromosome 16, GDT2T_hap1 genome containing:
- the LOC114822283 gene encoding S-protein homolog 1-like; its protein translation is MKGTILRQFIYSLLFLAFSICPSTSDIFPGKKHFVRVVNDLDAKRLDVHCYSADDVIDRTLSTKGEQLEFEFRSVVNTYWNCSMNSVVGHVEIEAYISEDPLIEECGGVHCIWNVREDGIYLYRIKHSDYVKKYDWIPKPLRVRSIKRNVRP